The Vulcanimicrobium alpinum sequence GCACGGCCTGCGCGATCCGCTCGACGCGTTCGTCGCGCTCCTCGACCGCGCGCAGCTCGACGCGCCGCTGGTTCCGCTGCCGACGACGCGCCGCCGCGCGGCGGAACGCGGCTTCGATCAGAGCGTCACGATCGCGCGGCGGGTCGCGGCGCGCCGCGGGATCGGCGTCCAGGAGCTGCTGGTGAAACGCGGCGCTCCGCAGGCCGGGCGTGACCGCCGCGAGCGGCGCGCGGCGACCGGGCGCTTCGCGGTGCGCGACGACGCGCCGCGGCCGCGGGCGGTGACGCTCTTCGACGACGTCTGCACCACCGGCGCGACTGCCCGCGACGCGATCGAGGCGCTGCGCCGCGCCGGCGTCGGGGTGCGGCGCCTCGTCGTGCTGGCGCGGGCCGGCGGAACCTCCGCCGCCGCGCGCGGGTCGATACCGACGCAATGAAAGCCACCTGGAACGGCGCCGTCCTCGCCGAGAGCGACCGCACCGAAGTCGTCGAGGGCAACCACTACTTCCCGCCCGACGCCATCAACACGCAATACTTCACGCCCTCGCCGACGCATTCGGTCTGCCCGTGGAAGGGGACGGCGAGCTACTACACCGTCGAAGCGAACGGACAGCAGAACCGGGACGCGGCGTGGTACTACCCGCAAGCAAAAGACGCGGCGAAGAACATCGAGGGCTACGTCTCGTTCTGGAAGGGCGTCAAGGTCGAGCCGTAAGCCCGGCAGCGACGTACCTGGCGCGCGCGTGCGAACTGGCCGCGCGCACGATCGCCGACGCGGCGCCGAATCCGCCCGTCGGCTGCGTGATCGTCCGCGACGGCGTGACGCTCGGTGAGGGCGGGCATCGCCGCCGCGGCGAGGCGCATGCCGAAGTCGAGGCGCTGCGCGACGCACAGGCGCGCGGCAACGACGTGCGCGGCGCCACCGCGTACGTCTCGCTCGAGCCGTGCAGCCACCACGGCCGCACGCCGCCCTGCGCCGAGGCGCTGATCGCGGCCGGGATCGCTCGCGTCGCGATCGGCGCGCTCGATCCCAACCCGCACACGGCGGCGGGCGGCGTGCAGCGTCTGCGCGATTCCGGCATCGACACCGTCGTGTACGACACGCCGGAAGCGCTCGCGCTGATCGAGCGCTTCGCGTGGACGATCGTGCACGACCGTCCGTACGTGACGCTGAAGATGGCGATGTCGCTCGACGGCTGCGTCGCGTCGCGGCCCGGGACGCAGCAGTGGCTCACCGGTCCGGCCGCGCGCGAGCGGGTGCGCGAACTGCGCGCCGAGCACGACGCGGTCATGGTCGGCGCCGGGACGATCCGCGTCGACGATCCGCAGCTCACCGTTCGCCCGCATATCACGCGCCGCAAACCCTACGCCCGCGTCGTGCTGTGCGAGACGGCGCCGATTCCGTCGTCGGCCGCGGTCCTTGCGACGCCGCCCGATGCGCCGCAAGATGCGTACGCCCGCACGATCGTGCTCGCACCGGCCGGCGCGCGCGCGGAGTTCGCGCCGCTCGCCGAGCGTGCCGACCTCGTCTTCGTCGGCGGCGACGGCGATCGAACGATCGATCTCACCGCGGCGCTCCGGGCGCTGCGCGAACGCGAGGTATCGAGCGTCTTGTGCGAAGGCGGCCCGACGCTCGCGGGGCGTCTGCTCGCCGGCGGTCTTGTACAGCGCATCGTCTGGCTGATCGCGCCGACGTTCCTGCGCGGCGAGACCGCGGTCCCCGTGCTGGCGGGCGCCGACCTCGCGGGGCGCGACGGGTGGCGGTTCGATCGCATCGAACGGCTCGGCGACGATATGCTGCTCTCCGCCGACCTGACCGCATGTTCTCCGGCCTGATCGTTCACGACGGCCGCGTCGTCTCGGTCACCGGAACGCGCGATGACGGGCTCACGCTCGTCGTCGAATCGCCCAGCGCGATCGCCGACGGGGTCGCGCTCGGCGATTCGATCGCGATCAACGGCGTGTGCCTCACCGTCGTCGGGTTCGACGAGCGCACGATGCGCTTCGACGTCGTCCCCGAAACCGTCGACCGCACCGGGTTCGACGCGCTGCGGCCCGGCGATCGCGTCAACCTCGAACTGTCGCTGCGGCTGGGCGACCGGCTCGGCGGCCATCTCGTCTACGGTCACGTCGACGGCAACGCGCAGATTCTCGCGAAGGAAACGGAAGGGCAAGGCTATCGCCTGCACGTTGCGTTGCCCGGCGCGCTCGCCGCGTACATCGTGGAGAAGGGCTACGTTGCGGTCGACGGCGTGAGTCTGACCGTCGCGTCGACGACGCAGGATGCGTTCACGATCGCGCTCATCCCCGAGACGGCGCGGCGCACGACGCTCGGCACGAAAGGCGCCGGCGACCGCGTCAACCTCGAGATCGATCCGGTCGCGCGCTACGCGCAAGGTGCGATCGCCGCCTACGCGCGCCGATGAGCGCGGATGCGCTGCGCCGCGGTCCCGACGTGCGCGAGCGCGTGCGCTGGCGCGACGTCGACATGATGAGCGTCGTCTACTACGGCGCGTATCTGCGCTTCATGGAAGCGGCGGAA is a genomic window containing:
- a CDS encoding ComF family protein, with the translated sequence MLDRARRWLFPSACVACDAPGPGLCASCAPSPREAIAFAIDSVPGFALGAYDGPLRDAIVAMKHGLRDPLDAFVALLDRAQLDAPLVPLPTTRRRAAERGFDQSVTIARRVAARRGIGVQELLVKRGAPQAGRDRRERRAATGRFAVRDDAPRPRAVTLFDDVCTTGATARDAIEALRRAGVGVRRLVVLARAGGTSAAARGSIPTQ
- a CDS encoding DUF427 domain-containing protein, giving the protein MKATWNGAVLAESDRTEVVEGNHYFPPDAINTQYFTPSPTHSVCPWKGTASYYTVEANGQQNRDAAWYYPQAKDAAKNIEGYVSFWKGVKVEP
- the ribD gene encoding bifunctional diaminohydroxyphosphoribosylaminopyrimidine deaminase/5-amino-6-(5-phosphoribosylamino)uracil reductase RibD, whose protein sequence is MVLPASKRRGEEHRGLRLVLEGRQGRAVSPAATYLARACELAARTIADAAPNPPVGCVIVRDGVTLGEGGHRRRGEAHAEVEALRDAQARGNDVRGATAYVSLEPCSHHGRTPPCAEALIAAGIARVAIGALDPNPHTAAGGVQRLRDSGIDTVVYDTPEALALIERFAWTIVHDRPYVTLKMAMSLDGCVASRPGTQQWLTGPAARERVRELRAEHDAVMVGAGTIRVDDPQLTVRPHITRRKPYARVVLCETAPIPSSAAVLATPPDAPQDAYARTIVLAPAGARAEFAPLAERADLVFVGGDGDRTIDLTAALRALREREVSSVLCEGGPTLAGRLLAGGLVQRIVWLIAPTFLRGETAVPVLAGADLAGRDGWRFDRIERLGDDMLLSADLTACSPA
- a CDS encoding riboflavin synthase, which translates into the protein MFSGLIVHDGRVVSVTGTRDDGLTLVVESPSAIADGVALGDSIAINGVCLTVVGFDERTMRFDVVPETVDRTGFDALRPGDRVNLELSLRLGDRLGGHLVYGHVDGNAQILAKETEGQGYRLHVALPGALAAYIVEKGYVAVDGVSLTVASTTQDAFTIALIPETARRTTLGTKGAGDRVNLEIDPVARYAQGAIAAYARR